Genomic DNA from Rubripirellula tenax:
CAGCGGGATCTTTGCGGTCGACCCAAAAGACGGTCGGATGTTGTGGTCGATTCCTGTTTTCAAAGAACGGTCGTGCAGCACGCCGCTGGTGATCGATGACATTGCTATTGGAACCAGCGGCAGCGGTGGCGGAGGCAACAACCAATTGGTTGCCGTGCGCATTCCCACGGACGGAAAGAGTAAGCCGGAAGAACTGTATCGGATCAAACGCAACGCACCTTACGTTCCGACGCCGGTGGTCAAAGACGGACTCTTATTCATGATCGACGACCGCGGCATCGCGCAGTGCGTCGAGGCAAAAACGGGGGAAGTGAAATGGTTTAAACGGATCGGCGGAAACTTTGGTGCATCGCCGATCATCGTTGGCGACGTCATGTTGGTTGTCAGCCTTGACGGTAAGGCGACGATGATTCATGCCAGCGACGAATTCAAAAAGCTAGGCGACGTCGACTTGGGTGGTCCCGTGGGCGCGACGCCCGCTTATGCGGAAGGGAATCTTTTGTTGCGGGTCGACGACGAACTGCGATGCTTGGGCGGAACAAGGCTGTAGTGGAACCGGAAGCAGTTGTTCTTGTCTTCTTCGTGTTCAACCGTTTTTTAGCAGCTCGATCGCGTCTTGCAAGTTGGCGGGTGCGTCGTGGATCTCGAATACTTTTCGCCGGTTTGTATGGCCGCTAGTCAGTTCGATTTGCGAAGCGGTGATGCCCAGCGTCTTCGCAAGCAGTTTCGTGATCGCTTGGTTGGCTTTGCCCTTATCGGCAACGGCAGTCACCGAAACTCGCAGCGATCCGTCGTGGCAGCCGCCGACATGATTTCGTCTGGCCGACGCGGTGGCGTGGACCACGATGCGAAGTTTGGCGCTCAAGTCGTTCAGTGTCCAATTTTAATGACGCCTTCGTACAACCTTGAACCGATTCGCACCATGGTGGCGCCCTCGGCGATGGCTTCGACAAAGTCGCCACTCATGCCCATCGACAAGTGTGGCAGCGGCAAACCGAATTGAGTCGAAAGCTGGTCACGGAAATGGCGAGTCGCCGCGAATTGGCGTTGGGCCGCGTCTGAATCGGTGCCCCATCCGGCCATCGCCATGATACCGACGACGCGAACGCCGGATTGCGGGATCGTTTCGAGCAACGAACGGATTTCGTCGGGTGACATGCCGGTCTTCGCTTCTTCGTCGCTGGCGTTGACTTCCAATAGCACGTCGGTAACGAAGTCTTCGGCAGCCGATTCCTCGGCGATCGTCGCCAGCAATCGCGGACTGTCGACCGAATGAATGATCGGCCGGTGACGCAGCGTGCGGCGAGCCTTGTTTCGTTGAAGGTGACCGATCACGTGCCAGCGTACGTCATCGTCGAACGCGAGTGATTCGGCTTTTTGCCAAAGCACTTGCGGACGATTCTCGCCCAGGTGTTTGCAGCCGGCATCGACAAGCATCGCCGTGACGGACGCATCGACGTATTTGGTCACGCCGATCACCGTGATGTCGTCGGCGTCTCTGCCCGCCTTGGCCGCTGCGTCCCGAACCTCGCCGGCGACGGTGTTCCAATTCTCGGCGAGACGGTCGACGGCGTTCGAATCCATTTCGTTATAAACCTCTTTGTGATGACCGTTATTCGCTTGAACCGGGCTCGCTATCGTCGACGGTTACCAACGCATCGTGATCGCCGTATGTCAGGTCAAATCGCGAAGCGAAGAAGTCGGCGATCAAGTGCTTACCCAGCACGCTTCGCGTTCGGGGTTGCCCCAGTGTTCGGTAAACCATCCATTGTTCGGAACCGACTTGGATGCGATATCCGACGGCTTCGTCATTTCGACACAGTCGCAGTTCATCCACAACGGTCAGTTGACGCCAAGTGCGTTTGCGTTTGAAGCGACGCTGAGAGCAATCGATCCAAAGTGGGCTGTAGAGGCGGCCCTTGCCTTCCGATGTGAAGACCAAGTGGCCATCTTCCGACGATTTCAAGGTCGCCGCCGTCGGTCCGACTCGCCATTCACACGCAGAAATCGGCAGTACCATCGCTGCGCGTCGACCGTCGGATAAAAATACTTCGCGTGTTTCCGGTTCTGGATCTGCGGCAATGGATTCGGCCATCGGCAATCGTGACATGTAACGAATCACTTGCGACGACGGTGCGCCCGATGCCTCTCGGATCGCCTGATCGGTGGGCACGACTGCATCGGCTGCCAAGATGCAGCGGTCTTCGCGAACAAGCATGATTTGTCGCTGCAGCAGGAGTCCGCCCGTCCATGGCTGTTCCATCTCGATGTAGTGGACATCGTCATCGCTGTATTCACAAATCTCGGTCCAAGGCCCCGTCGGCTGTTGTTCGTCGCCATCCAATTCGATCATCGTCTGCCATTGGCCGTCGATGACCTTGGTGCGTCCAGAGAAAATTTCGATGGCCACGTTTTCGCCGGAATAGTCCAAGCAGACGCGACTCTTTTGAACATCCCATTCCGGCAACATGACCGCCAGTTTGGCGTCCGGTTCGTGCCACATCGATTCGGGCAAAGAAACTTCCCAAGCCAAGCGTCCGCCCGTTTGGCTTTCGCCCAAGACGGCGGCGATCGCCGGTTCCAGTGTATCGGAGTCGTAGGTGACCGCACGATCGAAGAGTCCGCCGTCGATCAGATCGTCCATCGCATCTTTGCGAGTCGCCGAACTGAATACGGATCCGCCTTTGCGAACGGTCAAGGCGGCGACCCAGGTCGCCAATACGTCGGCGGCGCGAATGTGGACTTTCTTGAACTTCTGTTTCGCGGTCACTTGCATCAATGATTCGCAGCGAACGACGGAAGCCAAAACGGCTCGCGCATGAACCGCACCTGCCACCGCATCCGCGACGGAATTTTCGGACTGTTCGCACCACGCCGTCATCGCGGCGACCGCGGGCTTCCGCAAAAGTAGGCATGATGGAACATCGGCAAGTCGCCACGCCAAAGTCAGGCCAAGTTCGCCCGCCAAAATCAAGTGGGCGGCGGACGTGACGTTGGCACGAGCGACCACCGCTTCATGTAACTGACGAAGCGAAGTTACCAATCGCCAGCTTAGTTCGGGTGCCAGTTCGCGACAGAGTTCCGGAAGTGCTGCTGCCCAAGTGACCACCTGCGTAGCCGTCAGCACATCGAAGACGTTCGTCGATTCCATCGAATCGATGAACGTCTGAGTCTCGGCGACCAAGTCGAACTCGGGTGACTTCTTGATTTTCGCCAGCAACCCGCCGCACGCCAGTCGGCTGATCGTCTGGGTCACCGGGTCGCATGGGCCGCTCTTAGCAACTGCGATTCCCCAACGGTAAACCGAACCCGATTTAGCTGCTTTGCCGAAAACCGTCTCGGCCGATGCCGGCCCGCCGCGGCGCATTGTTTTTTGTCGCAGGGACTCCCACTGCTCCAGCGAACCGCCATCCGATCCGTTCAAGCTGGACAATCCTGGCACCGAATTTCGCAGCGCCGGCGTCAGTGTCTTTGTTTTTGAACGCTTCGTTCTGGCCGCCCCGGCATCGCCAGGTGTAGGAGAAAGTCCGAGAGACTTGGGAGATTCGGTCGACATAGTCCATACCATCAGGGCAAAAACACAGGGAATGCGACGATACCATAGCTGTTAATTTGGGCAATGCCACCCGGTTTTGGAGGGCGTATCCGGCGGACCGGCTTTCGCGGATAATCGGGGTTCGCTTTTCGTTTTGACACCGTTAGGGATAGAGTCGTGAAAGTCCAGTCCGCCGCCTGTTTCGGCACTGCAGTATTGATGTTTGGCATCCTCAGCGTTTCTGGTCGCTCCTTGTTCGCTCAAGACGAATCTGCGACGGAGGTCGCCCAAGGCGAAACTTCGACTGGTGGCGACAGTCCCTCGTCGGATCAGTCCGTCGAACCGGCGATGGAGCGAACTTTGCCGGCGATTGGCGATCCGTTGACGGAGGAAGAGCGGGAGCTCATCGTTTCGGACGACTACGTTTCGCCGTCCGACATCGCCGCCAAAGCGTTCGCGCCGCCACCGGGTGCCAAGCCGATCAGCAAGCGGAACTTGTGGATCGATGCCAAGAACCAACGCGTTTTCGTCGACGGTTACGTCGCCATGAATGACGGACCGCTTGAAATGTTCGCGTGCCCGGCGGGTACTAAAGAACACGAATCGATCGTTGCCACGATCGCTAAGTCATCGGAAGTTCACGCGGCGTTGTTGGCAGTCGGTGCCCAGACAGGCACAACGGTTCGCTTTCTGCCCCGGTATGTACCGGCGACCGGACAACGAATTCGCGTCTGGATTTGCTACCAGAACGATGCCGGGAATTTCAAAGTCGTCGACGGGCGGCAATGGGTCCAGGTCGCCGAGACCGAAAAAACAATGGATGTCGATTGGGTGTTTGCCGGCAGCGGCTTTTGGAAGGATCCCACCGACAACCACGAATACTATCGCGCCGACTCGGGCGACATGATCTGTGTTTCAAACTTCAGTACGGCGATGATGGACGTGCCGGTCGCCAGCAGCGCAGACGCGAGCGAATTAGAATACTCGCCCATGACGGCGAACATTCCCAAGCGTGGCACGCCGGTGCGAATGGTGCTGATGCCGATCCCGTTAGCGACGGACGCAAATCAAGGCAACGCACCGGAGATTCAAAAGCCAACCGAAGAAGTGCTGCCCCTGAACAAGCAGCAATGATCGCGTTAACCCGTCTCTAAAAGATGCCTTCCCCGAATGCATCTTTGTCGTCTTTTTCAACACCCGCCGATTCACGAGACTTCTGCGGATCGTCGATGAAGTGTGGGCGTGGCGGTCCGGATTCGGCGCGAGTCTTCGGCGAATCGACGATTGCCTGTGGATAGTCGACGTCGGCGTCGTCAAAGTCGTCGTCATAGCGAGACCGGTAACCCGGTTGCTGACAACGGCTGAGTTCGGATTCAAATTCTGTGATGACGGCATTCTGAATCAGTTCGCGACATTCACTGTTGATCGGGTGGGCAACGTCCGCGTACAGCTTTTGCGGCGAGTCGTAATTGTCAGCGTTTTCGGATTGCAGATGCGTGCCGCACTGGTTGCAGTAGCTTGCCCGCAGATGGTTCTTGTAGTGGCACCGTTGGCAATGGCCGCTCAACTTTCGACTGGGCATTGCGACGAACGGTCCGCTGGTCCCGTCGATGATTTTCAAATCACGGATGACGAAGGCGTTATCGATAGTGATTGAACAGAATGCCCGAAGTCGATCTTCAGAGCCTTCCATCAACTTGATTCGAATCTCGGTGATCTCCACGTTCCGACCCTCCTTAACCGGCGGATTTGCCGCGATAGGGTTCGCGACTCGTCTGCGAGTCCGTATTGTTATTGGATACTGATGGTCGTCGGCACTTGCGTGGTGCGAGTGCCAACAATGACCGCGCCGCTTCCTGCGGACGACGTTCGGCCGAGCGTGGCTTGCAGCAAATTCGCAAGCCGCCTGGCTTGAACGGGCGAGCGGACGATCGCAAAACACGCTGAACCGCTACCTGTCAATTGACACGTTATACCGGACGTCCGCCACACTGATTCTATGATTTCGTCAATTTGTGGTGCAAGTATTCTCGCCGGTTCTGACAATCGGTTGATCATCCGTCGGGTAATCGCCCTAAGATCGCCTCTTTCAAGCGAACGCACGATTTCGCTGCCGTCAATCGGTTCGTCCGGCACTTGCGAAGCTGCGTAAACTTTGCCGGTTGATAGGCTGACGCTCGGATAGATGACGACGACATGCAGCGGCTCGGCCAGATTGACGGGTGATAAGCATTCGCCGCGACCGGTTGCGCGAATCGCTGACATCGGATTGATACCAAGCCCCAAGAAGAACGGTACATCGCTGCCAATCGATGCTGCGATGTCCATCAATTTTGGATGACGCGAATCGATACCGCATAGCTTTGCTGCACAAGCGATCGCCGAGGCTGCGTCGCTGCTGGCACCGCCCATGCCCGCGCCCGCCGGAACGCTTTTCCGAAGTTCACAATCGAAACCACCGACGATGTTGAATTCCGCGATGAATCGGGATAGCGCTCGGGACACCAGATTTGATTCGCCGACCGGTATTGAAAGCAGATCATTCGACCGTTTGGGGTCATCGTCGATGCCCAGTCGTTGGGCGACGACTTTCCGCGACGGCAACCAATCGATCGTTAAGCGTATGCCCGGCTCGGTGCTGCGGCGGATTCGCAGTTCGTCGCACCAGTCGATCGGAACCATCACCGTATCGATCTCATGAAAGCCATCGTCGCGACGCGCTTTCAATTCCAAAAACAGATTCAATTTTGCCGGCGCCCGCGTGTGGGCAACCGTCCCGACGGGATAGCCGCCGATTTCGGGTGCGTTCTTGGAAGCGAGGCCGTTCATGCCACACGCCGCGCTGCGGTGTGCATGCTCCGGTGCAATTGTTCGTCTTCGATTGCGATTAGGGTTATGCCAGCCGCTTTCGCATCGGCAAACGTTTTCTCGCGTTCGACAACGATCGTCTTGTCCGCTTCGACTACGATCGCCTTTCCGCCCGCGGCACGAACTTTCTCGATCGTCTGCGGGCCAATCGTGGGAACATCGAACCGCATGTCTTGGTTTGGTTTGCTGACCTTCACCATGGTCCATCCGCCGCGTTTGCAGAGTTCGCCGGTCCTTTGGATGCAGGCGTCGGTTCCTTCGATCGCTTCGACGGCGATGATTGTGCCGTCTTTGATTGTGATCGTTTGCCCGATGTCCATGCCGCCCATCTGTTTGGCGACGGCCCAGCCCGCATCGATGTCGTTTTGTAGCGTCGCCGAAGGAGCAACGCCCGCTAATAGTCCGCAATTCACAAGCAGCTCCGGAGCAAAATCGGTAGCGGCGCAAATCTCAATGCCGCTGCGCGTGTAGGTATCAGTGACGGCCAATAGCAAGCTATCGTCGCGAGCATCTCGGCGGCGTCCGAATAGAACCGGTCCGAATGTGCGGATGCAAGTCAGGTCCGGAAAATGTTGTAGCCAGATCGAACCGCTGTAAAGTAGGTCTGCTTTGAACAGCTTGCCCGCCATAGTGACATGTCGGACTCCGTTACGTCGAAAATATCGCAAGTGCTTGCCGATTTTTCCCACGCCGGACCAAAGGACATGGTCGCAAATGGATTCCAGCGAGCTGCTGGCGTGACCCTTGATCGCGATGCAAGACACCGAATGGCCGCTGCGAACAAGTTCTTGCGCAACTTCAACCGGAAAGTTGCCCCATCCGGCAACCAAGCCAATCGGCGGCAAGTCGTGTTTGGCATGGTGATGGGCCAGGAGCGTTTGCGAACGTGCCGGCCGGTAACCGAGTCGATCGATCATGCCGCACTGCGGTCCGGATGGTCGGGGAAAGTCTTCGAGTCGGCCGAATCGGATGAGCTTGATTCCGCGATCCGCGATGTCAATTGATCAAGATCGCGGCGAAGCTGTTTGACCTCACGACGCATCTCGGGCAATTTGCGTTCGACGGCCATGATTTGCATCTGTTCGCGTTGGGGAGTGGCGGGTGACCCAAGGTAGACTTGGTTGCCGACACAGTCGTCCATGACACCGGCCTGGGCACCGACGATCGCGTGATCACCCAGCGTGACGTGATCTTTCAGTCCGACTTGACCGGCAAGGATGACATAGTCGCCGGTTCGCGAACTGCCGGCGATTCCGACTTGGCTGCACAACAAGTTGTGGCGTCCGATTTGACAGTTGTGAGCGATCATTACTTGATTATCGATCTTCGTGCCCTCGCCGATTCGCGTCGCACCGTACGTGCCCCGGTCGATCGTAGCACCCGCACCGATTTCGACGTCGGATTCAATAGCGACGTAACCCAATTGGGCCGTCGGAACGTGGCGGCCGTTTTGTTGGCGATAGCCGAATCCGTGCGCACCGATGACGGTCCCGGCGTGGATGATGACTCGATCGGCAAGTTCCGTGTACTCGTAGAGCGTCACATTGGGATGGATCACACAATCGGCGCCGATCTTGCATCGCGGCATGATGACAACGCCCGGTCGGACTCGCGTACGAGGACCAATGACGACGTCGGCGCCAATCGTCACACCGGGGTGTACGGTCGCCGTGGGGTGAATGGTCGCAGTGGGATCGACCCCGTCGGCGAGTGGAGTGTCGTCGATCGCGGGTCGAAAGTGGGCAACGATTTTCGCGAAGGCTTCGTGAGGATCGGCGACGACGATTTGGGCGCACGAAATTGCTTCAGTCTCGGATGACGTCACCACCGCAAGAACTCCGGACGATTCGATCCGCGGCGCGATCGCGGCGGCTTTTTTGGGGTCGTCCAGCATGGTGATCTGGCCCGGTTGGGCTTGATCGGGCGGATTGGCACCGGTGCAGACGGTGTCTCCGACGCCACTTTTGGTGACAAGGCGACCACCTACGATTGCGGCGATTTGTGACAGTTGCATCGTTTTCCCCGCATTCGGTAGCTGACAGTAGTTCTCGACTTGCCTACCTATACAAACTGGCATCCGACGGGATCAAGGTGAAAAAACACGATGGTTGAGTCTGAGTTGGGCCAACAATCAACGATTCGGGCAGCCCTTGTGACCCCGCGGGCGGGGATCGAACTGAAAAGCAGCTCGGCACCCTGCCCTGCACCTCCTATTGATTCCTAATTCCCTTCTCCGTCCGTTCGATCCGTGTTCACGAAGGTCCGTTTGTGCTTAATTACTGACCCAGTTCTTGTCGCCCATCGCCTTCCGAGTCTTCGATGCTTCAGCCGATCCCTGTTCCGGAAAATGTGCTTGAGTACGTTTTGTCGCGTGAGGCCGCGCGGTTGCTTGATGATGCGGACGTGCGGATCACGGACTTCACCAGACGCCAGCGGCCGGCGATCGAGAACTTTGTCGTCTGTGATTTTCGATTGGTCGACGCCGCGCTGGCCTGGATCGACGATGCCGACTTGGCGTGTGGCCAACGGTTTTGCGAATGGGGAAGCGGATTCGGTGTTGTCGCGATGTTGGCGGGCCTGCGCGGTTGGGAATCGTGTGGGATTGAAGTCGAACCCGCGTTGATCGACCAAGCGCACGACTTGGCGGAGGATCACGACATTGATGTCCAGTTCGCTGCCGGAAGCTTTATCCCCGAAGGCGCCGATGAATTGCTGGACTTTGTCGAAGACATTTCTCACATCGACACCGATTGCCCTAGCGGTTACGACGAATTGGATACCGACATCGCAGATTTCGATTTGTTTTTCGCGTTTCCTTGGCCGGGCGAGCACGGGTTTTGGGAAGCGGTGTTCGAACGGTACGCGGCAACGAACGCGTTGCTGTTGACGTACCACGGCATCGAGAGCATCAAGCTGCAGCGGAAAGTTTCTTAATCATCAATTCCTCAATCTTTGGCCGTTCCACTCATGTCATCTGAAGCCCGTTTGGATCGATTGGCTCAACAACTCGCTTCGCTAGAAGTCGATGCGTTCTTGGTTACCGACGAAACCAACGTTCGTTATCTCAGCGGGTTTACCGGCGACAGTTCGTCGTTGTTGATCACGTCGGCGGGGACAACGGTTTTGTCGGACGGTCGATACGAAACTCAATTGGCCCAACAGTGTCCGAAGTTGGCCACGGCGATTCGGCCGCCCGACCAGACGCTGGTCGAATTGACGGTCGAAGTCCTGGCCGCTTCACCGCAGCGACGTGTTGCCATCGAAGCCCATCATTGGACGCTTGCTGGATTCGGCAAACTCCGTCAAGCATGCGACAGCGTCCAGTGGTCCGAGACGACGGGCGTCGTCGAAGAGTTGCGGATGATCAAGGATGCCAACGAGATCGCGATCACGCGTCGCGCGGTCGAGATCGCTCAGCGCGCGTTCGCCTCGGTACGGCCGATGTTGACCGACGCGATGACCGAGCGGTCGGTGGCTCACGAATTGGAAGCCAAAATGCGATCGCTCGGTGCCGAGGGTTGCTCGTTTGCGCCGATCGTTGCGGCCGGTCCGGCCGGTGCCCTGCCACACTATCGACCGTCGGATCTAAAACTGGGCGACCGAACGATGGGCGGCGAGCCGACTTTGTTGATCGATTGGGGAGCAAAGTATGAAGGCTACGCCAGCGACTTGACGCGGACCTTGCACCGGCCGGGCGCCAGCGATCGTTACCGACGCGCCTACGAAGCGGTCTTGGAGGCTCAGTTGGCCGCGATCGGCACGATCGGGCCAGGCGTCAAGGCCAGCGCCGTCGATGCCGTCGCCCGGGGGGTGCTGGCACGGCATGGCATGGTTGACGCTTTCAAACATGGTCTGGGGCACGGGACGGGGCTGCAAATCCACGAATCTCCGCGAATGTCGGCCAGTAGCACTGAAACACTTGCCGCCGGCATGATCATCACGGTTGAGCCGGGGGTGTATTTTGCGGGTGAATTTGGCGTTCGTATCGAAGATGACATCCTTGTGACGGATTCCGGATGCGAGGTACTGAGTGACTTGCCAAAGGGACTCGAAGATTCTGTCTGGTTGTTGTAAAACTTTGGCAGCAAACAAACGTCCCGATCCTAGAGAAGGGATATTTCCCATCAATACGAATCTACCCGACCGCGAGTCCAGCATGAGCAAAGGCGGAAAGCCAAAGGATGTGTTCGACGTCGAACGTATCCGCCAGATCATTCAATTGATGGAAGAACACGACTTGTCGGAAGTCGATCTGCAGCAAGGTGACGAGAAAATCAAGCTCGGCCGTGGTGCAAAGAACGTCTATTCACCACCTCCGGTCGCGGCCCCTGCGTACGCGGCATCTGCTCCCGCGGCGGCCGCGGGCGGATCACCACCCGAGGATGCCGGCACGTTCACGATCAACGCGCCGATGGTCGGCACCTTTTACAGCAAAGCGACTCCGGAATCGCCTTCGTTCGTGAAGGTCGGTGATCATGTCGGGCCTGATACGGTGGTTTGTATCGTCGAAGCCATGAAGGTCTTCAATGAGATTCCCGCCGAATGCAGCGGAACGATTGTGGCGGTCTTGGCAAGCGATCAAGAGCCCGTCGATTTTGGCAAGCCGATGTTCCGCGTGAAGCCGGACGCCTAATCGGTGGCCGCGAAAGCTGAGAATCCCGTGTTCAATAAAATTTTGATCGCCAACCGTGGCGAGATCGCTTTGCGCATCATCCGAGCCTGTCGCGAGATGGGCATCGGTTCCGTTGCTGTTTACAGCCAGGCCGACGCCGAGTCGATGCACGTTCGTCTGGCGGACGAAGCCTATTGCGTCGGCGGGCCGCGAAGCAGCGACAGCTATCTGAAGATCGATCAGATCATCGCCGCGGCGGAAGTGTCGGGTGCCGACGCGATTCACCCGGGATACGGCTTCTTGGCCGAGAACGCGCACTTCAACGAAGTTTGCCGGTCCAGTGGGTTCGAATTCATCGGCCCCAGTCCGACCGCGATGGAAAAACTGGGTGATAAGAACACCGCGCGCTCGATGGCGATCGCCAGCAAGGTGCCCGTGGTCCCCGGCAGCGACGGGTTGATCGACGACGACTCGCAGGCTCTCGAGATCGCAAAAAAGATCGGTTTTCCCGTGCTGATCAAAGCAACCGCAGGCGGCGGCGGCAAAGGCATGCGGGTTGCCGAGACGGAACATTCGTTGATGAAGGCGCTGGACCAAGCCCGCACCGAAGCGCAAGCAGCGTTCGGAAACGGTGGTGTTTATTTGGAACGTTATGTCGGTCGGCCAAGGCACATCGAAGTGCAAGTCATCGCCGATTCGCACGGCAATGTTTGCCACTTGTTCGAACGTGATTGCAGCGTGCAGCGCCGTCACCAAAAATTAATCGAAGAAGCGCCTAGTCCGAATCTTCCGCCCAAACGCCGCAAAGAAATTTGCGAAGCAGCGGTGCGAATGATTCGCGGGGCCGAATACACCAATGCCGGCACCGTCGAATTCATTGTTGACCAAGACGACAATTTCTACTTCATCGAAGTCAACGCGCGGATCCAAGTGGAACACCCGGTATCGGAAATGATCACCGGCGTCGATTTGATCAAAGAGCAGATTCGGGTTGCGGCGGGTTTGCCGCTGTCGTTCAAGCAGAAAGATTTGTCGGTTCGCGGGCACGCGCTCGAATGCCGGATCAATGCCG
This window encodes:
- the lpxD gene encoding UDP-3-O-(3-hydroxymyristoyl)glucosamine N-acyltransferase, whose translation is MQLSQIAAIVGGRLVTKSGVGDTVCTGANPPDQAQPGQITMLDDPKKAAAIAPRIESSGVLAVVTSSETEAISCAQIVVADPHEAFAKIVAHFRPAIDDTPLADGVDPTATIHPTATVHPGVTIGADVVIGPRTRVRPGVVIMPRCKIGADCVIHPNVTLYEYTELADRVIIHAGTVIGAHGFGYRQQNGRHVPTAQLGYVAIESDVEIGAGATIDRGTYGATRIGEGTKIDNQVMIAHNCQIGRHNLLCSQVGIAGSSRTGDYVILAGQVGLKDHVTLGDHAIVGAQAGVMDDCVGNQVYLGSPATPQREQMQIMAVERKLPEMRREVKQLRRDLDQLTSRIAESSSSDSADSKTFPDHPDRSAA
- the accC gene encoding acetyl-CoA carboxylase biotin carboxylase subunit, with translation MFNKILIANRGEIALRIIRACREMGIGSVAVYSQADAESMHVRLADEAYCVGGPRSSDSYLKIDQIIAAAEVSGADAIHPGYGFLAENAHFNEVCRSSGFEFIGPSPTAMEKLGDKNTARSMAIASKVPVVPGSDGLIDDDSQALEIAKKIGFPVLIKATAGGGGKGMRVAETEHSLMKALDQARTEAQAAFGNGGVYLERYVGRPRHIEVQVIADSHGNVCHLFERDCSVQRRHQKLIEEAPSPNLPPKRRKEICEAAVRMIRGAEYTNAGTVEFIVDQDDNFYFIEVNARIQVEHPVSEMITGVDLIKEQIRVAAGLPLSFKQKDLSVRGHALECRINAENPDKNFQPNPGKITGFFAPGGLGVRFDSHVYTGYTVPPHYDSMIGKLIVHCPTRAEAIATMRRALAELQVEGISTTAAFHDKVLKHPEFVAGLHDTKFVEREFLN
- a CDS encoding YggS family pyridoxal phosphate-dependent enzyme: MDSNAVDRLAENWNTVAGEVRDAAAKAGRDADDITVIGVTKYVDASVTAMLVDAGCKHLGENRPQVLWQKAESLAFDDDVRWHVIGHLQRNKARRTLRHRPIIHSVDSPRLLATIAEESAAEDFVTDVLLEVNASDEEAKTGMSPDEIRSLLETIPQSGVRVVGIMAMAGWGTDSDAAQRQFAATRHFRDQLSTQFGLPLPHLSMGMSGDFVEAIAEGATMVRIGSRLYEGVIKIGH
- the accB gene encoding acetyl-CoA carboxylase biotin carboxyl carrier protein codes for the protein MSKGGKPKDVFDVERIRQIIQLMEEHDLSEVDLQQGDEKIKLGRGAKNVYSPPPVAAPAYAASAPAAAAGGSPPEDAGTFTINAPMVGTFYSKATPESPSFVKVGDHVGPDTVVCIVEAMKVFNEIPAECSGTIVAVLASDQEPVDFGKPMFRVKPDA
- a CDS encoding 4-(cytidine 5'-diphospho)-2-C-methyl-D-erythritol kinase, which translates into the protein MNGLASKNAPEIGGYPVGTVAHTRAPAKLNLFLELKARRDDGFHEIDTVMVPIDWCDELRIRRSTEPGIRLTIDWLPSRKVVAQRLGIDDDPKRSNDLLSIPVGESNLVSRALSRFIAEFNIVGGFDCELRKSVPAGAGMGGASSDAASAIACAAKLCGIDSRHPKLMDIAASIGSDVPFFLGLGINPMSAIRATGRGECLSPVNLAEPLHVVVIYPSVSLSTGKVYAASQVPDEPIDGSEIVRSLERGDLRAITRRMINRLSEPARILAPQIDEIIESVWRTSGITCQLTGSGSACFAIVRSPVQARRLANLLQATLGRTSSAGSGAVIVGTRTTQVPTTISIQ
- a CDS encoding M24 family metallopeptidase is translated as MSSEARLDRLAQQLASLEVDAFLVTDETNVRYLSGFTGDSSSLLITSAGTTVLSDGRYETQLAQQCPKLATAIRPPDQTLVELTVEVLAASPQRRVAIEAHHWTLAGFGKLRQACDSVQWSETTGVVEELRMIKDANEIAITRRAVEIAQRAFASVRPMLTDAMTERSVAHELEAKMRSLGAEGCSFAPIVAAGPAGALPHYRPSDLKLGDRTMGGEPTLLIDWGAKYEGYASDLTRTLHRPGASDRYRRAYEAVLEAQLAAIGTIGPGVKASAVDAVARGVLARHGMVDAFKHGLGHGTGLQIHESPRMSASSTETLAAGMIITVEPGVYFAGEFGVRIEDDILVTDSGCEVLSDLPKGLEDSVWLL
- a CDS encoding DUF167 domain-containing protein, with product MSAKLRIVVHATASARRNHVGGCHDGSLRVSVTAVADKGKANQAITKLLAKTLGITASQIELTSGHTNRRKVFEIHDAPANLQDAIELLKNG
- a CDS encoding LpxI family protein, with the translated sequence MIDRLGYRPARSQTLLAHHHAKHDLPPIGLVAGWGNFPVEVAQELVRSGHSVSCIAIKGHASSSLESICDHVLWSGVGKIGKHLRYFRRNGVRHVTMAGKLFKADLLYSGSIWLQHFPDLTCIRTFGPVLFGRRRDARDDSLLLAVTDTYTRSGIEICAATDFAPELLVNCGLLAGVAPSATLQNDIDAGWAVAKQMGGMDIGQTITIKDGTIIAVEAIEGTDACIQRTGELCKRGGWTMVKVSKPNQDMRFDVPTIGPQTIEKVRAAGGKAIVVEADKTIVVEREKTFADAKAAGITLIAIEDEQLHRSMHTAARRVA
- a CDS encoding septation protein SpoVG family protein; protein product: MEGSEDRLRAFCSITIDNAFVIRDLKIIDGTSGPFVAMPSRKLSGHCQRCHYKNHLRASYCNQCGTHLQSENADNYDSPQKLYADVAHPINSECRELIQNAVITEFESELSRCQQPGYRSRYDDDFDDADVDYPQAIVDSPKTRAESGPPRPHFIDDPQKSRESAGVEKDDKDAFGEGIF
- a CDS encoding YdjY domain-containing protein, which codes for MKVQSAACFGTAVLMFGILSVSGRSLFAQDESATEVAQGETSTGGDSPSSDQSVEPAMERTLPAIGDPLTEEERELIVSDDYVSPSDIAAKAFAPPPGAKPISKRNLWIDAKNQRVFVDGYVAMNDGPLEMFACPAGTKEHESIVATIAKSSEVHAALLAVGAQTGTTVRFLPRYVPATGQRIRVWICYQNDAGNFKVVDGRQWVQVAETEKTMDVDWVFAGSGFWKDPTDNHEYYRADSGDMICVSNFSTAMMDVPVASSADASELEYSPMTANIPKRGTPVRMVLMPIPLATDANQGNAPEIQKPTEEVLPLNKQQ